A single region of the Pontibacter kalidii genome encodes:
- a CDS encoding LytR/AlgR family response regulator transcription factor: protein MTIRCLAVDDEPLALDIIESYVSKLPYLNLVKTCSSATEAMQVLQEEQIDLMFLDIEMPELTGIQFLNILRHQPLIIFTTAYPDYALEGFNQDAVDYLLKPIPFDRFLKAVTKAQERLQRKNGKGTEAPVAQPAAAEHDFMFVKADYKTIRVDFRDILWIEGLKDYIIIQTKDQKIITLLSMNKMMEKLPDSKFLRVHRSFIVSLQKIDSIEKSRIRIGNKEIPIGEVYKDAFLKWVEENNIQ, encoded by the coding sequence ATGACCATCCGCTGCCTTGCCGTTGACGATGAACCCCTGGCCCTCGACATCATTGAGAGCTACGTAAGCAAATTGCCCTACCTGAACCTGGTGAAAACCTGCTCCAGCGCCACCGAGGCCATGCAGGTGCTGCAGGAGGAGCAGATAGACCTGATGTTCCTCGACATTGAGATGCCCGAGCTGACAGGCATCCAGTTCCTCAACATCCTCAGGCACCAGCCGCTCATCATTTTCACCACCGCCTACCCCGACTACGCGCTGGAGGGCTTTAACCAGGATGCGGTGGATTACCTGCTCAAGCCCATCCCTTTCGATCGTTTTCTGAAGGCGGTAACCAAGGCGCAGGAAAGGCTGCAGCGCAAAAACGGGAAAGGCACCGAGGCCCCTGTTGCACAGCCAGCCGCGGCGGAGCACGACTTCATGTTCGTCAAGGCCGACTATAAAACCATCCGTGTCGATTTCAGGGACATCCTTTGGATTGAGGGCCTGAAAGACTACATCATCATCCAGACAAAGGACCAGAAGATCATCACGCTGCTCTCGATGAACAAGATGATGGAGAAACTGCCGGACTCCAAATTCCTACGCGTGCATCGCTCCTTTATCGTGTCCCTGCAAAAGATCGACAGCATCGAGAAAAGCCGCATCCGCATCGGCAACAAGGAAATTCCGATCGGCGAGGTATACAAGGATGCCTTCCTGAAGTGGGTGGAGGAGAATAATATACAGTAG